The genomic segment GGCCGAGTCCTTCGCCCGCTGGTAGTCGCCGCTGGCGAGGTACGACATCGCGAGCTTTTGCCAGTAGTCGGCCGGAATCGCTCGCGCGTCCGACCGGCGGTGCATCTCCATCGCCCGGTTGAACCATTCCTGCGCCTCCTTGTGCAGGCTCAATCGGTCGAGAAACTCTCCCAACTCCCAGACCAGATTCGCCTGCGTCGGGTTGATGGAGATCATCTGCAGCGCCAGCTCCACGCGTTGAAGCGCCGCCTCCGTCTCCCCGAACATCTCATACGCCAGCTCGCGCGCCGCCACGTTCGCGGGGTTCAGACGCAATGCCCGCTCGATCTGCCTGCCGGCTGCGTCCATCTCGCGCTGCTCGTACAGCAGTCGAGCGAGTCGCCGCCGCAGCTCGCTCTCGCACGTCGGGCTGATCTTCGGGCGATCCAGCTCGGCCTTCACAAACTCCAGACGCGCTTCGGCGGATTGACGCGCATCAAGTTGAAGATCCAGAACGCGCAGCCACGCCGCCTCGTCCGTCGGCGACAGGTCAACGTAGCGCATCAGCGCTTCCCGCGCCGGATCAATCCGTCCCATACGCTGATACAAATCAAACAGCCAGTAGTACGCTTCGGCGCAGCGCGCATCCGTCGCGCGCGCTGCCTCCAACAGCGCGATGACCTGCAACGACGCACTTCGAGGGCTGGCTCGGCCTACCAGGTGCCCCTGATGCTGCGCCAGTTCCACCAGCCATTGAGCGGTGTGCGCGTCCAGATCGGTCGGTTGCCCCGGCTGGGCCGTCCCACGCTTCGCCGGCGGCGGCGTCTGATACTTGTTGCCGACGACCGGCGCGTCGCGCCGCACCGCTGAACCAGCCGGGCGCGCGTCAGATTGCCCCAAACTGACAAGAAAGCAGATGGAGAGATGTAGCAGGCTCATTCGGCCAACTCCTTTTGCGCCGCGATCGTTCCAGCTATAACCTAACACCGCCAAGACGACTTGGCACGACGCAGAGGTCGGCAAGGCGGCAGGGGCATTATTATCGGTAGCTCCAGCGCCGCCAAGCCCCTTGTTTACATGGGATTGAATGCGATTTCACAGGCTGGCGCAGTCGCTTTGTTCTCCCGGTTGGCGTGGAGGCCGGGCCGCTCTATGGCGACGCACTGTTCCGACGGGCCGTGGCGAAAAGGGAAGGCGTCGCCGCGGCTTCTGGCGGCCATGGCCCATTGCCCGGACGATGTTCGCAAGGAGCCGATTGCGCAAGTCGCAGGTCCGCCACGGCGGGCAAACGAACGCCCTCGCAACAATACAGGAGCCGATCGCACACGTCACGGATTCGCCGTGACGAACGATCGAACGAACGAGAGTATGCAATCCCGAATCCTCTACGATCAGGACATCGACCCGGCGGCGCTGGCCGGCCGGCGAATCGCCGTGCTGGGCTACGGTTCGCAGGGCGAGGCCCACGCTCGCAATCTGCGCGACCGCGGTTATGCCGTAATTGTGGCACAGCGCCCCGGCGGTCTGCGACACGCCATGGCCGTCGAGCACGGCTTCACGCCGGTCAGCATTCCCGAAGCGACGCGCGCGGCCGATCTGCTCATTCTCGCCCTGCCCGACGACACGATGGGCGAGGTGTACGCCGCCGAGATCGCGCCGCACCTGCGGCCGGGGCAGGCGCTGGGGTTCATTCACGGTTTCGCCATTCGTTTCGGGACGATCGCGCCGCCGGCGGATGTCGATGTCATCATGGTCGCGCCGAAGGGGCCGGGGCCGCTCGTGCGGGAGGTCTTTACGCGCGGCGGGGGGCTGGCGGCCATCGTCGCGGTGCATCAGGATGCGACCGGCAGCGCACGGCGGATCGCCCTCGCCTGGGCCGGCGGCATCGGCAGCGGCCGGGCCGGGCTGATCGAGGCGACGTTTGCGCAGGAGTGTGAGGCCGACTTGTTCGGGGAGCAGGCGGTGCTGTGTGGTGGGGCGATCGAGCTGATGAAGGCGGCGTTTGAGGTGCTGGTGGAGCGGGGCTTTCCGCCGGAGCTGGCGTATTTCGAGTGCATCCACGAGTTAAAGCAAATTGTCGATATGCAGTACGCTGGCGGGCTGGCGCGCGTTCGGGCGAAGATCTCGCGCACCGCGGCCTACGGCGGCCTGGTGAACGGCCCGCGGCTGGTGTCGGATGAGGTGCGTGCGGCCATGCGGACGATCCTTGATGAGATCCAAAGCGGCGAATTTGCCCGGCAGTGGCTGGCCGCGAGCCGCGCCGAGCGGACGGGAAAACCCGATGCGCCCGGGACGCACCCAACGGATGCCGGCTATCCATCGAGCGTCTCGCGCAAAGCGGGCACGATGCTGGCGGAATTGATTGCCGCGGAATCGCAGCATGCGTCCGAGGAAGCCGGACGCAAAGTGCGGGGAATGATCCGTGGTGAGGCATGAGGCTTGTGGCTTGAGTGGGTTTGAATCACGGCGAATCGCTCTTGACTCATGACTCCTGATCTTCCCCCTTGCCGCCGTTCGGCGACGCCATTAGAGTTTAAGGATGTACGGGGACGTAGCTCAGTTGGGAGAGCGGCTCGTTCGCAATGAGCAGGTCGAGGGTTCGAATCCCTTCGTCTCCAGTCGGGCCGGTTGACAGCGATCAATCCGACCCCCATCGAAACAACGTGACGCACTCGTAGAATCGCCTTCCATTTCAACCGATTGACGGCTGAACCAGCGCATTCGCAGAATTCACCTGCTTTGAGGGCGCATACAAGCACTGCTCTGGCATCGTCGTCTCTGGCCCGACGATCGAGCCTGCGGTTGTCCTGCACCCGTTTCACCAGCTAAACTCCTTCGCAGCATCCGGCTGGCGGCACCGGCCGGATGCCAATCGAAATGCAATCAATTTTCATCCCGCCGCGATGAATGCGGCCGCAGGAGCAAGGAGCAGTCTCATGTCAAACGAAGGCAAGTGCCCGTTCGGTCACGGTGGTCGCGCGGGGACGACGAACCGCGACTGGTGGCCCAATCAGCTCAATCTGAAGATTCTGCATCAGCACTCGTCGAAGTCCGACCCGATGGGGCGGGAGTTCAATTACGCGAAGGAGTTCAAGAGCCTCGATCTGAAGGCGGTGAAAAAAGACCTCACGGCGTTGATGACCGATTCGCAGCCGTGGTGGCCGGCGGATTTCGGGCACTATGGGCCATTGTTCATTCGCATGGCATGGCACAGTGCGGGGACGTATCGCATCGCCGACGGGCGGGGCGGTGCGTCGAGCGGCGGGCAGCGTTTCGCGCCGCTGAACAGTTGGCCCGACAACGTGAACCTCGACAAGGCGCGGCGGTTGCTTTGGCCGGTGAAGAAGAAATACGGTCGGAAGATTTCGTGGGCGGATTTGATGATCCTGGCGGGCAACGTCGCGTTGGAGTCGATGGGTTTCAAGACATTTGGCTTCGGCGGGGGCAGGCAAGACACCTGGGAGCCGCAGGAAGACATTTACTGGGGCAAGGAAACGACGTGGCTGGACGACAAACGCTACAGCGGGGACCGCGAATTGGAGAATCCGCTGGCGGCCGTGCAGATGGGGTTGATCTACGTGAATCCCGAAGGCCCGAACGGCAAGCCCGACCCGGTCGCGGCGGCGCGGGATATCCGCGAGACGTTCGCGCGGATGGCGATGAACGATGAGGAGACGGTGGCATTGATCGCGGGCGGTCACACGTTCGGCAAGGCGCACGGAGCCGGCGACGCGAAGCTTCTCGGCCCGGAGCCGGAAGCGGCGGGTCTCGAGGAGCAGGGTCTGGGTTGGAAGAGCAGTTTCCGAACCGGCAAGGGCGGCGACGCGATCACGAGCGGACTGGAAGTGACCTGGACTTCGACCCCGACGAAGTGGAGCAACGAGTTTTTCGACAACCTGTTCGGCTACGAGTGGGAACTGACGAAGAGTCCGGCCGGTGCGTACCAGTGGAAGCCGAAGGGCGACGCGGGCGCGGGGAAGATTCCCGATGCGCACGATTCGTCGAAGCGTCATGCGCCGTCGATGCTGACGACGGATCTATCGCTGCGGTTTGACCCGGTGTACGAGAAGATTTCGCGGAGGTTCCACAAGAACCCGGACGAGTTCGCGGATGCATTCGCGCGGGCGTGGTTCAAGCTGACGCACCGCGACATGGGGCCGCGCGTGCGGTATCTCGGTCCGGAAGTGCCCGCGGAGGATTTAATCTGGCAGGACCCGATCCCCGCGGTCAATCACAAGCTGGTGGACGAAAAGGACATCGCGACGCTGAAGGCGCAGATTCTGGCGTCGGGGCTGTCAATCCCGGAGTTGGTATTCACGGCTTGGGCGTCAGCGTCAACGTATCGTGACTCGGACAAGCGCGGCGGCGCGAATGGCGCGAGGATTCGCCTGGCGCCGCAGAAGGACTGGGAGGCGAACCAGCCAGCACAATTGGCAAAGGTGCTCAAGGCATTGGAGCGAATTCAAGGCGAGTTCAACGGTTCGGCAACCGGCGGGAAGAGGATCTCGCTGGCCGATCTGATCGTGCTGGGGGGTTGCGCGGCCGTCGAGCAGGCGGCGAAGAACGCCGGCATGAACGTGACGGTTCCGTTCTCGCCGGGGCGGATGGACGCGTCGCAGGAGCAGACCGACGCGGCGTCGTTCGCGGTGCTGGAGCCGGTCGCTGACGGGTTCCGGAATTATTTGAAAACGAAGTTCACGGTTCCGGCCGAGCACCTGCTGGTGGACAAGGCACAGTTGCTGACGCTGACCGCGCCGGAGATGACGGTGCTGGTGGGCGGCCTGCGTGTGCTGAACGCCAATTACGGGCAGTCGCCGCACGGGGTCTTCACGAAGCGGAAGGAGTCGTTGACCAACGATTTCTTCGTGAACCTGCTTGACATGGGGACGGAGTGGAAACCGACCTCAAGCGAGGCCGATCTGTTCGAGGGTCGCGATCGGGCGACGGGCGAGAAGAAGTGGACGGCGACGCGGATCGATCTCGTGTTCGGTTCGAACTCGCAGCTTCGCGCGATCGCCGAAGTCTATGCCTGCTCGGATTCGCAGGAGAAGTTCGTGCGCGACTTCGTCGCGGCGTGGAACAAGGTGATGAACCTGGATCGATTCGATCTGGTCTGACCGCCGGGGGGAGGGAGGGCGCGACGCATGGCTGGACTCTTCGACGGCACGCCGCTGGAGCGCCCGGTCACGTGTGAGCATTGCGGGCTGGATCGGCACGGGTGCAGTTGCCCGCGCGCAACGGATGGCCGAATCGTGCTACCAGCGGACCAGCCGGCGCGCGTGAGCCGGAAGCGTCTGGGTGGCAATCGATGGGTCACCGTGATCAGCGGTCTCGATGCGCAGGCGACGGATTTGTCCGCAATGCTTCGTCGGTTGAAAACAAGCCTCGGCGCGGGCGGGACAATCTGCGACGGATGCATCGAGCTACAAGGCGATCATCGCGATGCGCTGGTCGCCCTGCTCCGGCGAGAGGGGTATCCCGCCAAGCCATCCGGCGGATGAACCGAGTGGCTGTGCTCGCGCGGGTTGCTGTTCGGAATGGGATCGGCGCGCATGCAAACCGTCCTTCGCATTGCCATGTGGTCCGGGCCGCGAAATATCTCCACGGCGATGATGCGCGCCTGGGAGAATCGACCGGATACAATCGTCTGCGATGAGCCGCTGTACGCATACTATCTCCGGGTGACGGGCGTCGATCACCCCGGTCGCGACGAAGTCATCGCACACCATGAGTCCGACTGGCGAACGGTCGTCGGCCGGCTGCTTGGCCCGCTTCCGGAGGGCAAGTCCGTCTTTTACCAGAAGCACATGGCGCACCATCTGTTGCCGGAGATCGACCGCGATTGGTTGCGGCAGTTGACGCATGCCTTGTTGATCCGTCATCCCGCGGAGATGCTGACGTCGCTGATCCGGGTATTCCCCGAGCCGACGCTGGCCGATACGGGTCTGCCGCAGCAATTGGAGATCGTGCGGCTCGTCGAAAACCTGACCGGGCACGCGCCGCCCATCGTGGAGGCGCGCGATGTGCTTGAAAACCCGCCCCGGATGCTTGGGCTGTTGTGCGAGGCGCTGGGCGTACCGTTTGACGTAGCGATGTTGAAATGGCCTCCCGGCCGCCGCGACACCGATGGCATCTGGGCGAAGCACTGGTATGCGGCGGTCGAGCAGTCAACCGGGTTTGAGCCGTACAAGCCAAAAAGCGAATCGGTGCCGGATCGGCTGAAGCCGTTGCTAAAGGACTGCCTGGAGTTGTATGAGGCATTGCGTAAGCGCCGACTGATAGCGTGAGTGATCCACCGAGAGATAAAGGCGATCCATGCTTCAACCGCGTGATCCTCGCAATGATAACCTTGTCGTCAACATCAATGGCCGGCTTGTCCACCGCGACGAGGCAGGCGTCAGCCCGTTCGATTCGGCCGTGCAGGGGGGCGATGCGGTGTGGGAGGGTTTGCGGCTTTATCGCGGTCGCATTTTCAAACTCGCCGAGCATCTGGACCGACTCGTCAGTTCGGCCAAGGCGCTGGCATTTTCCGCGATTCCGCCGATCGAGCAGATCATCCGGGAGATTCGCCGCACCCTCGCGGCCAACAACATGTCTGACAGTGTCCATATCCGGCTTACGTTGACGCGCGGGGTGAAGTATACGAGCGGCATGGATCCGCGGCTGAATACGGCGGGGCCGACGTTGATCGTTCTCGCCGAGCACAAGCCGCCCGTGTACGACAAGAGCGGAATCACCCTGATCACCAGCAGCGTGCGCCGTTTTCCGCCAGATTGTCTTGATCCGAAGATTCACCACTGCAACCTGATTCAGTCGATCCTGGCGAAGATTGAGGCCAACGCCGCCGGTGCGGACGACGCGCTGATGCTCGACACGCGGGGGTTCATCGCCGAAACCAATGCGACGCATGTATTTATCGTGGAGCGCGGCGTTGTTCGCACCAGCCGGCTCGTGGCGTGTCCGGAAGGCATTACTCGCGGCGTGGTCCTGGATCTGTGCCGGGTCCATCGGATCCCGCACGCCGAGGCCGATTTGTCCCTGACGGAGCTTTACCGCGCCGATGAATGCTTTTGTACCGGGACCATGGGCGAATTGGCGCCGGTCATCAAGGTCGATGGGCGGATGATCGGCGAAGCCCGACCCGGTGAGCTGACCAGGCGGCTAAGCGAATATTTCAAGGTGCTGACAGAGTCGGAGGGCCAGCTTGTGGTTTGAAGCGTCAGGTCGCCACGCGGCGCCGGCCATGGCGCGGGAAGCTTTCCGCACGCGGCATGCCGTCGCACGGTACCTTCGCCGGCCGACGTCCTTTGCATTTCACAGGCCCGCGCGTTACACCGAGGTGCCGTACACGACGGTGTAGATCGATTGGTGCCGAGATTCTGGAGCTTTACCGGTCGAACGAGTATCATCGGGGCATCGGATGGACCCACCCCGGTCGAACGCGGAGCGCGTCAGCGCCGCATCACAGGGCATGGCAATGGAATGCATCGCAGTCATTAACCAAAAGGGAGGCGTCGGCAAGACCACGACCGCCGTGAATCTCGGTGCGGCGCTGGGTCAACGCGGCAAGCGCGTCCTGATGCTCGATCTCGATCCGCAGGGCCATCTGACAACCCATCTCGGACTGGACGAAGTCGCCCCCGGCCGCGGCATCTACGAAGTCCTGACGCGCGATCTTCCGCTGGAGAAGGCGTTTCATCCCTACGGCGATCACCTCACGGTCGTACCCGCGCAGATCGACTTGGCGGCGGCCGAGGTTGAATTGGTCAGCGTCGTCGGCCGCGAGGTGATCCTGCGGGACATCCTGGCGGCACAGGAGCGACCCTTCGATCTGGCGATCATCGACTGCCCGCCGTCGCTGGGGATCCTGACGTTGAACGCGCTTAGCGCTTCGACGCGCGTATTGATTCCATTGCAGGCGCATTTCCTGGCGTTGCAGGGCGCGGGCAAGTTGTTTGAAACCATCTCGCTGGTCTCGCAGCGCATCAACCCGATCCTGCGGGTCATGGGCATTGTCCTGTGCATGTACGAAGCCGGTACCAAGCTATCGGCCGAGGTCGTCGCGGATTTGCAGGGCTTCCTCGATTCGTCGCGAGCGAGTCATACCCCATGGCGCGACGCGCGGATTTTCGAATCGCGCATCCGCCGTAACGTGAAGCTGGCCGAATGTCCCAGTCACGGGCAATCCATCTTTGAATACGCCGAGAAAAGCAATGGCGCGATCGATTATCTCGCGCTGGCCGATGAGTTTCTTGCGACGCTGGTGCCCGTTGCGCCGGCCGCACCGACGTCGCCGGTGGAGGCCTCCGCGCCGACAATTCCGGTTTCGGCGGGAATCCCCGAGCCTCCATCCACGCGGTCGCGTGCAACCAAGGCGACGGCGCCCAGCGACGCCCAACCGACCGAACCGGCCGCCGAGGCCGGAAATGAATCGCCCGCGGAAGCGGTGGCTCGAGTGAGCTAGTGGTTCGTGAGGCGTGTTGACGGAAGTGAACGGATGAATCTTCAATCGCGTCGTATGCGCACCGCGCTGTGTGTGTGCCTGTTTGTCGGCGCGTTTGTCATGTCGCACACGCCGCCGCCGCCTCCCCCCAGTCGCCCACCGATCAATGACAAGGTCATGCACTTCACCGGGTTCGTGCTGCTGGGCATGGTGACGATTTGGCGCGGGTTGGATGCGGGTCGCCGCTATCCGCTGCGGGGGGCGCTGGGTTGGCTGCTCTTGTTGGCGTTGTATGCGGCCTTCGACGAACTGACGCAGCCGATCATGGGGCGGAGCTGTGAATTGTTTGATTGGGTGGCCGACGTCGGGGGCGCGATCGCCGGCATCACGATCATTCTTGTCCTACACCAGCGCAGCGTGGCGAGGCCGACGTGAAACAAAAATGCGCGGCCATCGCCATGCTGCTGCTGTTAAACGCGGGCTGCCGTGAATCGGTGGAATTGCCCAGGAAACGTGAGCCGCGCGGGGCGGCCCATCACGTTGTTCTCATCAGCCCGGAATCGGCTGGCCAGCCGGAGCACGTGATCCTGGAGCGCGCCGGGGAGTGGTTGGCCCGCCGCATCGTCGGAGCGCAGATCGAAATCCGGCCGGTCGGCTCGCGCTCGCCGGCGCAGCAGCAACGCCTGATCGAGGAATCACGGCACCGCGCGGACATTCTCATCGTCTGGCCGATCGAACCGGAGCCGCTGGCGCCGTTACTGACCGACGCCGTTCAAAGAGGCGTCGGTGTATTTCTGATCGGCAGCGATTGCGGGTCGGGTTCGCGCACGGCATACAGCGGCCCTTCGGAGATCGATCTGGGTCGCGAGGCGGCACGAGCCTGCGCGACCGCCCTGACGGGTCGCGCGCAGTCAGTCCTGCTGCTTCATGCCGGGGACAAGGCGGAGCGCGATCGCAGCCGCTACCTCGGGTTTACACAGGAATTGGGCCAACACGGCTCGATCCACCTGATGCACGAGGAAAACTGCGGCGGAGACGCCATCGCGGCCGTGCGAGAAATGCGACGTGTGTCGCGATTGTATCCCCGCAGCGGCGGCTGGGCGCTGCTGAACGACTGGCCGATGGCCGCGCTGGGTGCGAAGGAGCCGCTGGCACCGGTCGGTATGTCGGTTGTGCTGGTTGCGACATCGCATCGCTACTTGGCGGATCTGAAAGCAGGCCGCATCCACGCACTCGTGACCTATGACGTTCAGGAAGCCGTTCGTGGTGCGCTGCTTTCCGCCGTGCAATGGTTGAATCAGAAAGAAGACGTTCGGCAGGTGGATCGCTACGCGCCCGTCGAGACCGTCACCGGGCTGACGCTCGATCAACACGATTCGCGCTGGCAAAGCTGGATGAAAGGCGATTCGACGAGTGAGTAACCGGCAGGGCGATCACGCTTAGCGCCCTCCGCGGAAGAACGTCCCCAGCGTGCGCAGCAGGATGATGAGATCCAGTTCAAGCGACATGTGCTTGATGTAGTAGAGGTCGTGCTGAAGCTTCAAGCGGGCATCGTGTACGTCGGCGGCGTACGCCAGGTTGATCTGTGCCCAGCCGGTCAGGCCCGGCTTGACGAGATGGCGTTCGTGATAGTGGGGGATGAGCATTGCCAGGGGTTTGACAAACTCCGGTCGCTCGGGTCGCGGGCCGACGAAGGACATGTCCCCGCGGAGAATGTTCCACAACTGGGGCAGCTCATCCAGACGTGATCGGCGCAGCCAGTGGCCGATCGTCGTCACGCGATCGTCGTTGGCCGCTGCCCACGTTGTGCCGTTGGCTTCGGCATCGACGCGCATCGTGCGAAATTTGTAGAGCGTGAAACGCCGACCGCCGCGACCGACTCGCGTCTGGCTGTACAGCGCGGGTCCGCCATCCTGGATACGCACGATGAGTGCGATGGCCATCAACAGCGGGGCGGCAATGATTAAACCGCAGGTGGCGCCGATCAGATCCGCACAGCGCTTCACAAATGCATGCTCGCGACGATGGCCTTTCAGATCCGCTGATAGGAACCAGCGCGGTGAGATATGCGAGACCGGCACCTGTCCATACGCGGTCTCGAAAAAGGTCGTTTCATCGGTGACGCGACAACCCAGATGCAAACACTGCATCGCCGCCGCCGCGTGCGTGGCGTCGCGACAGGCCTCCTCGGCGACGATGACCTCCGCCACGTCGAATTCGCGGCAAATGCGCGGTGCTTCAGCGGCCGAGCCGACGATGGGGATGTCCGATGCGAAATTTCCATGCCGTGCATCGGCATGGTCCAGTGCGACACCAATCAGGCGATAGCCCGGAACGCATCCGCGACGCACCGAGCGTATGATCGTGCCGGTCAGCGGTCCTCGGCCCAGAACGAGCAGCCCGCGACGCACTTCCCGCACCGATTGATGGGCCAGCAGTCGGATGCACGGCGCCAGCACCAGAAACGCCAGAAAACCAAACGCGACGGTGCGGCGGCTCAAGCTGGAGAACATGAACAGATCGGTGATCAGCCAGGTCGCCAGGACCGCCGCCACAATCGTAATGAGACATCGCGCGAGAATGCGAGAACGTGCCCAAAGGGTATTGGATTCGTACAACCCGAAGATGTTCCCCGCGATGGCGACGCAGGTGGCGAGGATCAGAGCGGGCATCCAGGGTTGAAACTCCCCGAGCGGCCACGGAGTCGGTGACCACCAGACAAGTCGGTGGTGGCCGATCAGCATGACGGAAATCACCAGAAGGATGTCGGCTGCCATCCACGCGGCGCGCGGCAGGTGGAGCAGGTGCCGTCCCAGAACCGAACCGGCAGGAACATCCGTCGACGAGGGGATCGAAACAGTCGTTGGCGCGCGGACCGGCGCCGCCTGCGGGGCTGCAATCGGGCCGGCAGGCTGCACGATCAAATCGAGGGGGGCCAGAACGTTGGCGCTCACGCGCGTCGAATCCTCCGGATGGACGGTATTGGTATCGGACGCGATCTGTCCCGACATGAGATGACGACAAAGGCACTTTCGGCGATTCAATCCGTCGCGTCCGGCGAGAATTGCGCGGGGCGATCGCTCTCGATACGCGGTGACACAAGTTTGCGGGCGGTAACTCCGATAAAACGAGAGTCGCGGTGGGTTCCTTTCGCCGCGTGAGAAAAAGTTCAACCAGGCAGCCCGCGATGCGGAATTGGAAAATCCTGATGCCGGTGCTTTATGCCACGGCGCTGATGGCGGCCTCCATCGGAGCCTGCGAGGAGAAACCGTACAAGCGCGCGTGGCGCGTTCAGCCGCCGGAGGATGAATTGGGGGCGGTGCCCGTCGAGCCTCGTGACATTGGATTGACACTCGATGACGCGGCGGTCGACGGTCGACACGTTCTGGATGCGTCGCCGAGCCACGGTCGGTTTCCGACGGGATTAAGCGTCGTGCAGGTTGTGGCCATCGCTGACGGACCCGAGGCGACGCGCACGGTTCGGCCGGCACAGATGGCGGTGGATCGTCAGGCCTACTGGCTCGGTCTGGCGGATGATCTGCCGGGCATGCGCGAGGTCCGCGTGCAACGCCAGCGCGGGCTGGATCCGCGTGGGGCGGATCACCGGGAGATTCTCAACGAGGCCTTGAACAGTCGCTGCAATCTGTGTCTGATCTACGCACGGGTGTTGGACACGATGGTCGATGCCGAATACTTCGGTGTGCTGTACGACGCGAGATCGGGCACGGCGCTGGCGGCGTTTCGCTGCCCGGTCAAGTTGCAGAAACAGCAACGCAAGGCGTGCGATCATCATGAGCACGAGTATGACGACGGCGAGTGCATTTCCAGCTACCTCGCCGAGGCGAAGCTGCGACAGATGGTCCGCGACACGCTTTGGGATCTGGCCCAGCGCGACCAACGCGATGCGACGACCCAACCCAGCCCGTGGCAATCCGATTCTCCGCTCGCGCCGCGGCCCAGCGACTTCTGGCGGCTGTTGGATCGTTACGGGCGGTGAGGCGGCGTTTCGCTTGCCAGACTGATGACGCTTCGGTGCTTGCCGGAGGTGGCGGCATCGATCCGATCGACGCGATGAATGCGCACCGGCGTTCCGGCGCCGATGCACGAAGCCAGTTTTGATGCCAGCAACGAATGCGATTGCGCGGTCAGCGTCGAGTCCGCGACAACCCGCACATCCAGGCTCAAATCCGTCTGCTGAATCACTTGATATTGCACAATGCCCGGCTGCTCGCGCAGCACGTAGAGCACCGAAAGCGCATGGGCCGCGCCGCCCTCGGTGGTGCGAAGCATATCCGTGCGCCGCCCGGCGACGACATCGAGGCACGTCAGCCCGCGACCGCAGGAGCACGGCGCAGCGCGCAAGGCGCCCAGGTCGCCGGTTCGATAGCGAATGAATGGCATCGCCCACGCATCAAGATTGGTGATGGTGATTTCCCCGATTTCACCATTCGACAAAGGCCGGCCGCGCGGGTCGAGAACTTCCACGATGACACCTTCCATCGCGATGTGATACGACCCGGCCGGGCACTGGTGCGCAATGAAACCGGCCTCGCGCGCGCCGTAGCCATCCGCCACGGGGCAGGGGACGGCTTCCTCGATGGCAGCCCGATCAGCGGGATTGAGCCATTCGCCTGTTGTGAAGACCGCGCGCAGCGCGGGGTTGGCAAAGCGCCTCCCGGTGGCGCGAGCGTACCGAACGAGCCGCGCTAGGCTGCTGGGATAGCCGAACAAGTGCACCGGATTAAAGCGCTGAATGACATCGAGGTGACGCGCCATCGTGCGGGGTGTCATGTTGAACGCGCTAATCAGCCGGTGGTTAATCAGCCGATCGCGCACCGACTTGAATCGATCCTGCGATGATAATTCCACCGGCGCGCCCCACAGGTATAGCTCCCGCTCGCCGAGATCGATGCCGAACCAGCGGCGCGTACGCGCGCGCGCGGCCTGGTCCGCCGCCTGGCGCGCGCGGTCGATGTAAAATTGCAGCGGCTGCCCGGTGCTCCCGCCGGTGGTGGAGGGAATCCGGTGGTGGAGCGCGGCCGGATCCTGCAAGGCGTTGATATTTCGCCGAATGTCATCCTTGGACAGCGTCGGGAGTCGAGCGAGATCGCCCAAGTCGAATCGTTCGATATCGCGCGAGCGCATCCCCGCCCGCTCGAATTGCCGTCGGTAGTAAGGAACTCGACCGGCTGCTCCTCTCACCAGTTGGCGAAGCCTGGTTTCTTGAAGCTCGATCAGGGCCTGCGGGTCCATCCATTGCGACCGTTCCAATTCCCGCAGCCGGCGAAGCGTGGGCCGCCGGCAGAAACGCTCATGCAGGGGGAACACCAGTCGCCGGACAAGCGGGGGAT from the Planctomycetia bacterium genome contains:
- the ilvC gene encoding ketol-acid reductoisomerase, translated to MQSRILYDQDIDPAALAGRRIAVLGYGSQGEAHARNLRDRGYAVIVAQRPGGLRHAMAVEHGFTPVSIPEATRAADLLILALPDDTMGEVYAAEIAPHLRPGQALGFIHGFAIRFGTIAPPADVDVIMVAPKGPGPLVREVFTRGGGLAAIVAVHQDATGSARRIALAWAGGIGSGRAGLIEATFAQECEADLFGEQAVLCGGAIELMKAAFEVLVERGFPPELAYFECIHELKQIVDMQYAGGLARVRAKISRTAAYGGLVNGPRLVSDEVRAAMRTILDEIQSGEFARQWLAASRAERTGKPDAPGTHPTDAGYPSSVSRKAGTMLAELIAAESQHASEEAGRKVRGMIRGEA
- the katG gene encoding catalase/peroxidase HPI; this encodes MSNEGKCPFGHGGRAGTTNRDWWPNQLNLKILHQHSSKSDPMGREFNYAKEFKSLDLKAVKKDLTALMTDSQPWWPADFGHYGPLFIRMAWHSAGTYRIADGRGGASSGGQRFAPLNSWPDNVNLDKARRLLWPVKKKYGRKISWADLMILAGNVALESMGFKTFGFGGGRQDTWEPQEDIYWGKETTWLDDKRYSGDRELENPLAAVQMGLIYVNPEGPNGKPDPVAAARDIRETFARMAMNDEETVALIAGGHTFGKAHGAGDAKLLGPEPEAAGLEEQGLGWKSSFRTGKGGDAITSGLEVTWTSTPTKWSNEFFDNLFGYEWELTKSPAGAYQWKPKGDAGAGKIPDAHDSSKRHAPSMLTTDLSLRFDPVYEKISRRFHKNPDEFADAFARAWFKLTHRDMGPRVRYLGPEVPAEDLIWQDPIPAVNHKLVDEKDIATLKAQILASGLSIPELVFTAWASASTYRDSDKRGGANGARIRLAPQKDWEANQPAQLAKVLKALERIQGEFNGSATGGKRISLADLIVLGGCAAVEQAAKNAGMNVTVPFSPGRMDASQEQTDAASFAVLEPVADGFRNYLKTKFTVPAEHLLVDKAQLLTLTAPEMTVLVGGLRVLNANYGQSPHGVFTKRKESLTNDFFVNLLDMGTEWKPTSSEADLFEGRDRATGEKKWTATRIDLVFGSNSQLRAIAEVYACSDSQEKFVRDFVAAWNKVMNLDRFDLV
- a CDS encoding translation initiation factor; amino-acid sequence: MAGLFDGTPLERPVTCEHCGLDRHGCSCPRATDGRIVLPADQPARVSRKRLGGNRWVTVISGLDAQATDLSAMLRRLKTSLGAGGTICDGCIELQGDHRDALVALLRREGYPAKPSGG
- a CDS encoding HAD family hydrolase — protein: MQTVLRIAMWSGPRNISTAMMRAWENRPDTIVCDEPLYAYYLRVTGVDHPGRDEVIAHHESDWRTVVGRLLGPLPEGKSVFYQKHMAHHLLPEIDRDWLRQLTHALLIRHPAEMLTSLIRVFPEPTLADTGLPQQLEIVRLVENLTGHAPPIVEARDVLENPPRMLGLLCEALGVPFDVAMLKWPPGRRDTDGIWAKHWYAAVEQSTGFEPYKPKSESVPDRLKPLLKDCLELYEALRKRRLIA
- a CDS encoding aminotransferase class IV codes for the protein MLQPRDPRNDNLVVNINGRLVHRDEAGVSPFDSAVQGGDAVWEGLRLYRGRIFKLAEHLDRLVSSAKALAFSAIPPIEQIIREIRRTLAANNMSDSVHIRLTLTRGVKYTSGMDPRLNTAGPTLIVLAEHKPPVYDKSGITLITSSVRRFPPDCLDPKIHHCNLIQSILAKIEANAAGADDALMLDTRGFIAETNATHVFIVERGVVRTSRLVACPEGITRGVVLDLCRVHRIPHAEADLSLTELYRADECFCTGTMGELAPVIKVDGRMIGEARPGELTRRLSEYFKVLTESEGQLVV
- a CDS encoding AAA family ATPase, yielding MECIAVINQKGGVGKTTTAVNLGAALGQRGKRVLMLDLDPQGHLTTHLGLDEVAPGRGIYEVLTRDLPLEKAFHPYGDHLTVVPAQIDLAAAEVELVSVVGREVILRDILAAQERPFDLAIIDCPPSLGILTLNALSASTRVLIPLQAHFLALQGAGKLFETISLVSQRINPILRVMGIVLCMYEAGTKLSAEVVADLQGFLDSSRASHTPWRDARIFESRIRRNVKLAECPSHGQSIFEYAEKSNGAIDYLALADEFLATLVPVAPAAPTSPVEASAPTIPVSAGIPEPPSTRSRATKATAPSDAQPTEPAAEAGNESPAEAVARVS